The following are from one region of the Advenella mimigardefordensis DPN7 genome:
- a CDS encoding UvrD-helicase domain-containing protein, translating to MIGQLNPEQLAAVTTTSKHTLVLAGAGSGKTKVLTTRMAWLIQNGKVSPYGVLAVTFTNKAAREMLTRLTAMLPVDTRGMWVGTFHGLCNRLLRAHYRDAGLPQNFQILDIADQLAAIKRLIKANDIDDEKFPPRDVQRFINNAKENGERPEHVEVWDAHRKHLAEIYQLYQEQCEREGVVDFAELLLRAYELLSRNALVREHYQRRFRYILVDEFQDTNTLQYKWLCLLAGGDASLFAVGDDDQSIYAFRGANVGNMSAFERDYAGDNIIRLEQNYRSFGHILDAANALIEHNTERLGKNLWTDRGEGELLRVVEQPTDLLEAQWVVDEIRAQINEGRMRSEIAVLYRSNAQSRPIEHALFSAHIPYKVYGGLRFFERQEIKHVLAYLRLVASGDDDTSFMRVVNFPARGIGARTLENLSDSARQIGCNLIHAVGAVSGRSASKLLAFVKLIETLREAAQTLTLPELIKHVNDLSGLTTHYEAEREGAERLENLGELINAATAFCAEENLEGKPALALVERSVAPDDPDSPFAQEQTTPLALFLSHASLEAGDNQAQAGEDAVQLMTIHAAKGLEFDSVFITGVEEGLFPHENSMMAEDGLEEERRLMYVAITRAKERLTISLAHARMLHGQTRYSMRSRFLDELPEDHLKWLTPRAREQAEPSWGMRLHVDAHARPATGRIEPRAPRSLSSGVSVSGKQYKIGQGVRHARFGDGTIIRLSGQGADAQAEIVFRDAGAKTLALAVAKLDIIAA from the coding sequence ATGATCGGGCAGTTAAATCCTGAGCAACTGGCGGCCGTCACCACCACCAGCAAGCATACGCTGGTTCTGGCTGGTGCCGGCAGCGGTAAAACCAAAGTACTCACCACCCGTATGGCCTGGCTGATCCAGAACGGAAAAGTCAGCCCCTACGGCGTGCTTGCGGTGACCTTTACCAATAAAGCCGCGCGTGAAATGCTCACGCGCCTGACGGCCATGTTGCCGGTAGACACCCGCGGCATGTGGGTCGGCACTTTTCATGGCCTGTGCAACCGGCTTTTGCGCGCACATTATCGCGATGCCGGATTGCCACAAAATTTCCAGATCCTGGATATCGCAGACCAACTGGCGGCCATCAAGCGCCTGATCAAGGCCAATGATATTGATGATGAAAAATTCCCGCCCAGGGATGTGCAGCGTTTCATCAATAATGCCAAGGAAAACGGCGAGCGACCCGAGCACGTTGAAGTGTGGGATGCGCATCGCAAGCATCTGGCAGAAATTTATCAGTTGTACCAGGAACAGTGTGAGCGCGAAGGGGTTGTGGATTTTGCCGAATTGCTGCTGCGCGCCTACGAGCTGCTGTCGCGCAATGCCCTGGTACGTGAGCACTATCAGCGGCGCTTTCGCTATATTCTGGTCGACGAGTTTCAGGACACCAATACCCTGCAATATAAATGGCTTTGCTTGCTGGCCGGCGGCGATGCGTCGCTGTTTGCGGTGGGTGATGATGACCAGTCCATCTATGCCTTTCGTGGTGCCAATGTGGGCAATATGTCCGCCTTTGAGCGCGACTACGCTGGCGACAATATTATCCGGCTGGAGCAGAATTACCGCTCCTTCGGCCACATTCTGGATGCGGCCAATGCCCTAATCGAGCACAACACCGAGAGACTTGGCAAAAACCTGTGGACCGACAGGGGCGAAGGCGAGTTGCTGCGGGTTGTGGAGCAGCCCACCGATCTGCTGGAAGCCCAGTGGGTGGTGGATGAAATTCGCGCGCAGATTAATGAAGGCCGTATGCGGAGCGAAATCGCGGTTCTATATCGCAGCAATGCGCAATCGCGACCAATCGAACATGCGCTGTTTTCCGCACATATCCCTTATAAAGTTTACGGCGGCCTGCGCTTTTTCGAGCGTCAGGAGATCAAGCACGTATTGGCTTATCTTCGGTTAGTGGCCAGCGGCGATGACGATACCTCGTTCATGCGGGTGGTGAATTTCCCTGCGCGAGGTATTGGCGCCAGGACGCTTGAAAATCTAAGCGATTCGGCTCGTCAGATCGGCTGCAACCTGATTCACGCGGTGGGGGCCGTGTCCGGCCGCAGCGCCAGTAAGCTGCTGGCCTTTGTCAAATTGATTGAAACGCTGCGCGAGGCGGCGCAAACCCTCACGCTTCCTGAACTGATCAAGCATGTTAATGATCTGTCGGGATTAACCACACACTACGAGGCTGAGCGCGAAGGGGCAGAGCGGCTGGAAAACCTGGGTGAGCTTATCAATGCCGCCACGGCGTTCTGTGCTGAAGAAAACCTCGAAGGTAAACCCGCCCTGGCGCTGGTAGAACGCTCGGTTGCGCCTGACGATCCTGATTCGCCTTTTGCTCAGGAACAAACCACTCCGCTGGCGCTGTTTCTGTCGCATGCCTCGCTGGAGGCCGGCGATAATCAGGCCCAGGCCGGTGAAGATGCGGTCCAGCTCATGACCATTCATGCGGCCAAAGGGCTGGAATTTGATTCGGTCTTTATCACCGGTGTGGAAGAAGGCCTGTTTCCTCATGAAAACAGCATGATGGCCGAAGACGGGCTGGAGGAAGAGCGACGTCTGATGTACGTAGCCATTACCCGCGCCAAGGAGCGACTGACCATCAGCCTGGCACATGCGCGCATGTTGCATGGGCAAACACGCTATTCAATGCGTTCGCGTTTCCTGGACGAATTGCCGGAAGATCACCTGAAATGGCTAACGCCGCGTGCACGTGAGCAGGCCGAGCCTTCCTGGGGGATGCGCTTGCATGTGGATGCGCATGCACGTCCTGCCACAGGAAGAATAGAACCGAGGGCACCGCGCAGCCTGAGTTCGGGCGTGAGTGTCAGCGGCAAACAGTACAAGATTGGCCAGGGTGTGCGTCACGCACGTTTTGGGGATGGAACCATCATCCGATTAAGCGGGCAGGGCGCAGATGCTCAGGCAGAGATCGTTTTCCGGGATGCGGGTGCCAAAACACTGGCCCTGGCCGTTGCTAAACTGGATATCATTGCTGCCTGA
- a CDS encoding 3'-5' exonuclease family protein, whose translation MSSQTLSAPTPDRPFAFVDVETTGGSASTDSLTEIAIVRYDGHTISTWQSLINPECRIPGYIESLTGITNQMVANAPTFAQLAEQIQQLLAGHILVAHNARFDYGFIKNAFRRAGRDYKATMLCTVKLSRRLYPQHQRHGLDYLIQRHGLIMQDRHRAYDDAYALLQFWQCVCREHDHKIIDDVVQGLIARPSLPPHIDSAEIDALPNSFGVYIFYGENELPIYIGKSNRLRQRVLSHFASDHTAPKEMKISMQIRRIEHIRCAGEVDALLTESHMIKERMPTLNRQLRRQKEVFTWQLAEQSPGLWVPVLLGGNDIAIGQGRHLYGLFSSARDAKEALLAVVKSEKLCKATLGLEKVHNGSPCFARQLKACTGACVGQESHMAHSVRLMTALSALRLRDWPFEGAALLREGNLVHVIHHWCYLGTARDEAALQELLAEGKGDFSRDTYRILVKHRDKLIDAGAASLALE comes from the coding sequence ATGTCCAGCCAAACACTCAGCGCTCCTACGCCAGACCGACCCTTTGCTTTCGTCGATGTTGAAACGACCGGCGGATCGGCATCCACCGACAGCCTGACCGAAATAGCCATTGTGCGCTATGACGGGCACACCATCAGCACCTGGCAAAGCCTGATCAACCCGGAATGTCGCATCCCGGGCTATATAGAAAGCCTGACAGGGATCACGAACCAGATGGTGGCCAATGCCCCCACCTTTGCGCAACTGGCAGAGCAGATTCAGCAATTGCTTGCCGGACATATCCTGGTCGCCCACAACGCCCGCTTTGATTATGGGTTTATCAAAAATGCCTTCCGACGGGCGGGGCGCGATTACAAGGCAACGATGCTGTGTACCGTTAAGCTATCGCGCCGACTCTATCCGCAGCACCAGCGCCATGGGCTTGATTATCTGATTCAGCGGCATGGCCTGATCATGCAGGACAGGCACCGTGCCTATGACGATGCCTATGCATTGTTGCAATTCTGGCAATGCGTCTGCCGCGAGCATGATCATAAAATAATTGATGACGTCGTGCAGGGGCTGATCGCGCGACCCTCGTTGCCGCCACACATTGATTCGGCCGAGATCGATGCCTTGCCCAATAGTTTCGGCGTTTATATCTTTTATGGTGAGAACGAACTGCCGATCTACATTGGTAAGAGTAATCGACTGCGTCAGCGCGTCCTGTCCCATTTTGCCAGCGATCACACGGCACCCAAGGAAATGAAAATTTCCATGCAGATCCGGCGGATTGAACATATTCGCTGCGCCGGCGAAGTGGATGCACTGTTGACTGAATCGCACATGATCAAGGAACGCATGCCTACTCTGAATCGCCAGTTGCGCAGACAAAAAGAGGTATTTACCTGGCAACTGGCAGAGCAATCGCCTGGCTTATGGGTACCCGTGCTTTTGGGCGGCAACGATATTGCGATCGGGCAGGGGCGGCATTTATATGGCCTGTTTTCATCTGCGCGGGATGCCAAAGAGGCGCTGCTGGCTGTCGTTAAAAGTGAAAAATTGTGCAAGGCAACGCTTGGATTGGAGAAAGTACACAACGGCAGCCCATGTTTTGCACGGCAATTGAAGGCATGTACCGGCGCCTGCGTAGGGCAGGAGTCGCATATGGCGCATTCGGTCCGGCTCATGACCGCCTTGTCTGCGTTACGGCTACGGGACTGGCCCTTCGAAGGTGCCGCGTTGTTGCGCGAAGGTAATCTGGTACATGTGATTCACCATTGGTGTTATTTGGGAACAGCCAGAGATGAAGCAGCGTTGCAGGAGTTGCTGGCGGAGGGCAAGGGCGATTTTTCGCGGGATACCTATCGGATACTGGTGAAGCATCGTGACAAACTGATCGATGCCGGGGCTGCCAGCCTGGCGCTGGAGTAA
- a CDS encoding DUF1328 domain-containing protein produces the protein MLHYAVVFFIIAIIAAVLGFGGIAAGAASIAKILFVVFIVLAILSLVFGGRFK, from the coding sequence ATGTTGCACTATGCCGTCGTGTTTTTCATTATTGCCATCATCGCCGCTGTTCTGGGGTTTGGTGGTATTGCGGCGGGAGCCGCGTCCATCGCCAAGATCCTGTTCGTTGTCTTTATTGTACTGGCCATTTTATCGCTGGTTTTCGGCGGCAGATTCAAGTAG
- a CDS encoding sulfite exporter TauE/SafE family protein, with amino-acid sequence MEFLTNYLSLIHTDEPFSFGALALVIAVFILAGAVKGVVGLGLPTISMALLALLMSPAQAAALLVIPSLLTNVWQMRPFQVVPQLMRSIGSMQIGVLVGTIAGAWLLGAPSGHTAGVALGVALVAYACWGLSGRSIVVPPAMQTWMGPLVGFATGFVTAATGVFVVPAVPYLQALQLSRDHLIQAMGVSFTVSTVALALGLWLNHSYSSGAAGISLLMLVPALLGMSLGQSLRQRLSVALFKKVFFCSLIVLGIYQVAAGA; translated from the coding sequence ATGGAATTTTTAACTAACTATCTGTCGCTCATCCATACCGACGAGCCCTTTTCATTCGGCGCGCTGGCGCTGGTAATTGCGGTTTTCATTCTGGCCGGCGCAGTCAAGGGTGTGGTGGGGCTGGGGCTGCCAACCATTTCCATGGCGTTGCTGGCGCTATTGATGTCGCCGGCGCAAGCGGCCGCATTGCTGGTCATCCCATCCTTGCTTACCAACGTCTGGCAAATGCGACCCTTTCAGGTGGTGCCGCAGCTCATGCGCAGTATTGGCTCAATGCAGATAGGGGTTCTAGTTGGTACGATTGCAGGAGCCTGGTTGCTGGGAGCGCCCTCCGGGCATACCGCAGGCGTGGCCCTGGGGGTGGCGCTGGTCGCTTATGCGTGCTGGGGGCTGAGCGGTCGGTCAATTGTCGTGCCACCCGCCATGCAAACCTGGATGGGCCCATTGGTCGGCTTTGCGACCGGGTTCGTGACCGCAGCTACCGGTGTTTTTGTTGTGCCGGCAGTACCTTATCTGCAGGCATTGCAACTGTCACGTGATCATCTGATTCAGGCGATGGGCGTTTCCTTTACGGTTTCAACCGTTGCGCTGGCGCTTGGGTTATGGCTGAACCACAGCTACTCTTCCGGCGCCGCCGGCATCTCGCTGCTGATGCTGGTGCCGGCATTGCTGGGAATGTCGCTGGGTCAATCCCTGAGGCAACGCCTGTCAGTGGCCCTGTTCAAAAAGGTTTTCTTTTGCAGTCTGATCGTACTGGGCATCTATCAGGTCGCCGCGGGCGCATGA
- a CDS encoding YaiI/YqxD family protein, which yields MEIWVDADACPVVIKNILFRAAVRWKVKTTLVANQMLNVPSSIYIQSRQVPRGFDVADAYISQHASPGDLVITADIPLAAEVLEKGVQALNPRGELYCTDTIRERLAVRDLMETLRSAGIETGGPKAFDQADTRAFAGQLDKLLARYAKA from the coding sequence ATGGAAATTTGGGTGGATGCAGATGCGTGCCCGGTGGTGATAAAAAATATTCTGTTCAGGGCGGCCGTGCGCTGGAAGGTAAAAACGACTCTGGTGGCCAATCAGATGCTTAATGTTCCGTCATCCATCTATATTCAGTCACGTCAGGTACCGCGGGGCTTCGATGTGGCCGATGCCTATATCAGCCAGCATGCCAGCCCCGGCGATTTGGTGATCACCGCGGATATTCCGCTGGCTGCCGAGGTGCTGGAAAAGGGCGTTCAGGCCCTGAACCCGCGCGGAGAACTGTATTGCACAGACACCATTCGCGAGCGGCTGGCCGTGCGCGATTTGATGGAAACATTGCGCAGCGCCGGCATTGAAACCGGCGGGCCCAAAGCATTTGATCAGGCAGACACCCGTGCGTTTGCCGGACAGCTGGACAAATTGCTGGCGCGTTACGCCAAAGCGTGA
- a CDS encoding NAD(P)H-dependent flavin oxidoreductase — MHSFSPLRIRNHSLLPIVQGGMGVGISASSLSAAVARENALGTIASIDLRHLHPDLLEQSKALASQEHYDRLNRIALDREVKKALKLANGRGMIAVNVMKAVSDYAALVKQACESGAQAIVMGAGLPLELPDLTRDHPDVALIPILSESRGIQIVLKRWMKKNRLPDAIVIEHPNHAGGHLGATTIEDLGDSRFSFARVLEETTNVFRQLGLESEKIPLILAGGMANVRKISTALRQWGAAAVQVGTAFAVTREGDAHENFKQVLAGARDEDIVEFMSVAGLPARAVMTPYLQKYLRNEQKLQASAKADPRRCVQSMNCLQVCGLRDGISKIGQFCIDQRLTDAFNGDVRKGLFFRGKDPLPFGQQIRSVYDTIQYLLTGNTTKATNHALA, encoded by the coding sequence ATGCATTCCTTCTCACCCCTACGAATCAGAAATCACAGCTTGCTGCCCATTGTGCAAGGCGGTATGGGGGTGGGTATTTCTGCCAGCAGTTTGTCCGCTGCCGTCGCGCGGGAAAATGCGCTGGGCACGATTGCCAGCATCGACCTGCGTCACCTGCATCCCGATCTGCTGGAGCAGTCCAAAGCGCTGGCCAGCCAGGAACATTATGACCGGCTTAACCGGATCGCTCTGGATCGGGAAGTAAAGAAAGCATTAAAACTGGCCAATGGCCGTGGCATGATTGCCGTCAATGTGATGAAAGCGGTCAGCGACTACGCCGCGCTTGTCAAGCAGGCCTGCGAATCCGGGGCGCAGGCGATTGTCATGGGAGCCGGCTTGCCACTGGAATTGCCAGACCTGACGCGCGATCATCCCGATGTCGCCCTCATTCCGATTCTGTCCGAATCGCGCGGCATACAAATTGTGCTCAAGCGCTGGATGAAAAAAAATCGCCTGCCCGACGCTATCGTGATTGAGCATCCTAATCATGCAGGCGGCCACCTGGGTGCCACAACGATTGAAGATCTGGGCGACAGCCGTTTTTCTTTTGCCCGGGTCCTGGAAGAAACGACAAATGTGTTTCGACAACTGGGACTGGAAAGTGAAAAAATCCCACTCATCCTGGCCGGCGGCATGGCCAATGTGCGCAAGATCAGCACCGCCCTGCGGCAGTGGGGAGCAGCAGCCGTACAGGTTGGCACCGCCTTTGCCGTTACCCGTGAGGGCGATGCGCATGAAAACTTCAAGCAGGTGCTGGCCGGGGCCCGCGACGAAGATATTGTTGAATTCATGTCCGTTGCCGGGCTGCCCGCAAGAGCGGTAATGACGCCCTATCTGCAGAAATACCTGCGCAATGAGCAAAAACTCCAGGCGTCGGCCAAGGCCGATCCACGCCGCTGCGTGCAAAGCATGAATTGTCTGCAGGTATGCGGACTGCGCGACGGCATCTCAAAAATTGGCCAGTTCTGCATCGACCAGCGCCTGACAGACGCCTTCAACGGCGATGTGCGCAAGGGGCTATTTTTCCGGGGCAAGGATCCGCTACCGTTTGGCCAGCAGATTCGCAGTGTGTACGACACCATTCAGTACCTGCTGACCGGCAACACCACAAAAGCTACCAATCACGCTTTGGCGTAA
- a CDS encoding MFS transporter: MTTPQSASENEVQQIAWKQNLYVCLFGSFTTILAMTLILPILPVYIQHLGVTDPDAVVSWSGWIFSITFLAAGLMAPVWGRFADRYGRKIILIRASLGMAIGIALIGCAQTVWQLFWLRLLVGLLGGYASGATILVATQTPRAHTGWAVGMLASGTLAGNLLGPLVGGIVPAWLGIRLTFFVAGGIILIAFFCTAFMIRETHKPREAAPINATPYSFWKSGKQRNLVLLMLLAGTLLMFANMSVEPIITLYLASLDTLTDQIPLLAGIAMSATAFGSMLFSSRAGRWGDTHGHLKLLMASFVATAVLLLLQGLSQADWQFIALRFLMGMTLCGIMPALTAMIRHNVPADAAGGVLGYATSTQYAGLVLGPLAGGLVANHAGFTAVFVMTGAVMLLAAALLFWQRNTTTRADNA, encoded by the coding sequence ATGACCACCCCGCAAAGCGCCAGCGAAAATGAAGTCCAGCAGATTGCCTGGAAACAGAATCTATACGTCTGTCTTTTCGGCTCCTTTACCACCATCCTGGCAATGACGCTGATACTGCCGATACTACCGGTCTATATCCAGCACCTGGGTGTGACCGATCCCGATGCGGTTGTCAGCTGGTCCGGCTGGATCTTCAGCATCACTTTCCTGGCCGCGGGCCTGATGGCCCCTGTATGGGGCCGCTTTGCCGATCGCTATGGCAGGAAAATCATTCTGATCCGCGCCAGCCTGGGTATGGCTATCGGCATTGCCCTTATCGGTTGCGCGCAAACGGTCTGGCAATTGTTCTGGCTAAGACTGCTGGTCGGACTGCTGGGTGGCTACGCTTCGGGAGCTACTATTCTGGTGGCAACCCAGACGCCCCGTGCCCATACCGGCTGGGCCGTGGGTATGCTGGCCTCCGGCACGCTGGCTGGCAACCTGCTGGGGCCGCTGGTCGGCGGCATTGTGCCGGCCTGGCTCGGGATCCGGCTCACCTTTTTCGTCGCTGGCGGCATCATTCTGATTGCTTTTTTCTGCACAGCGTTCATGATCCGCGAGACCCACAAGCCACGCGAGGCGGCGCCCATAAACGCCACGCCCTATTCTTTCTGGAAATCGGGCAAGCAACGTAATCTGGTGCTGCTGATGCTGCTGGCCGGTACCCTGCTGATGTTTGCCAACATGTCAGTCGAGCCCATCATTACGCTTTATCTGGCGTCGCTGGATACGCTGACCGATCAGATCCCCTTGCTGGCAGGCATTGCCATGTCAGCCACTGCCTTCGGTAGCATGTTGTTTTCTTCAAGGGCCGGACGCTGGGGTGACACACACGGTCATCTGAAATTGCTGATGGCAAGTTTTGTCGCAACAGCGGTTCTGCTTTTGTTGCAGGGGCTGTCCCAGGCCGACTGGCAATTTATCGCCTTGCGTTTTCTGATGGGAATGACACTTTGCGGCATTATGCCGGCGCTGACGGCAATGATCCGGCATAACGTGCCTGCCGATGCAGCCGGTGGTGTGCTTGGGTACGCAACGTCCACCCAATACGCGGGTCTGGTGTTAGGGCCGCTGGCAGGTGGCCTGGTGGCCAACCACGCAGGGTTTACAGCAGTATTTGTAATGACCGGGGCAGTCATGCTCCTTGCCGCAGCATTGCTTTTCTGGCAACGGAACACGACCACCAGAGCGGATAACGCCTGA
- a CDS encoding PaaI family thioesterase has product MQERITASFNKQGLMDTLGARLTLVQAGEVHITLPFSAHLSQQHGYLHAGAVTSIVDVACGYAALTMAPEGYEVVTAEFKINLLRPALGPAFVAIGKVQNAGKLLTVCTGEVRRLDDDGTVGKAVALIQATIVNVAISG; this is encoded by the coding sequence ATGCAGGAACGCATAACAGCAAGCTTCAACAAACAGGGATTAATGGATACTCTGGGCGCCCGATTAACGTTGGTACAGGCAGGAGAGGTCCATATAACCCTGCCTTTTTCAGCGCATTTGTCGCAGCAGCACGGCTATCTGCATGCGGGTGCCGTTACCAGTATTGTCGATGTTGCCTGCGGTTATGCCGCCCTGACCATGGCCCCGGAGGGCTATGAAGTGGTGACGGCCGAGTTCAAAATCAATTTGCTGCGCCCGGCGCTTGGCCCGGCCTTTGTGGCCATTGGCAAAGTACAGAACGCAGGCAAACTGCTGACGGTGTGCACAGGAGAAGTACGCAGGCTGGACGACGATGGCACCGTCGGCAAAGCAGTGGCATTGATTCAGGCCACCATTGTGAATGTCGCCATTAGCGGTTGA
- a CDS encoding YoaK family protein, producing MPLRYTRTLTDSVRTQKADKQIGTLLAFVAGAINAGGFLAVHQYTSHMTGIVSTMADQLVLGAYDLVLAGVAALICFLCGSVCTTMMVNYARVHRLRSEYALPLLLEAVLLLCFGMMGAWIAQMHGLFVPITVMILSFLMGLQNALITKLSRSTIRTTHVTGIVTDIGIELGKLFYWNRGRLRDDSHFVMADRGRLRLHCALLLAFFSGGTIGAWGFNHIGYIATVPLACLLVLISSIPAFDDMRAWLTNKRRPAD from the coding sequence ATGCCACTCAGATATACCCGAACACTGACCGATTCTGTTCGCACACAGAAAGCCGATAAACAGATTGGTACTTTGCTGGCCTTTGTGGCTGGCGCTATCAATGCCGGTGGATTTCTGGCCGTCCATCAATATACGTCGCATATGACCGGTATCGTGTCTACCATGGCCGACCAGCTGGTTCTGGGGGCCTATGATCTGGTGCTGGCGGGGGTGGCGGCACTGATTTGTTTTTTGTGCGGAAGTGTTTGCACCACCATGATGGTCAACTATGCCCGGGTGCATCGCCTGCGCAGCGAGTATGCCTTGCCGCTTTTGCTGGAAGCGGTATTGCTATTGTGTTTTGGCATGATGGGCGCATGGATCGCCCAGATGCACGGCCTGTTTGTGCCGATCACCGTCATGATTCTGTCGTTTCTTATGGGCCTGCAAAATGCATTGATCACCAAGCTATCGCGTTCTACTATTCGCACCACCCACGTGACCGGAATCGTCACCGATATCGGCATCGAACTGGGCAAGCTGTTTTACTGGAATCGGGGGCGCTTGCGGGATGACAGCCATTTTGTGATGGCCGATAGGGGCCGGTTGCGCTTGCACTGCGCGTTGCTGCTTGCCTTTTTTTCCGGCGGCACAATCGGAGCCTGGGGTTTCAATCATATTGGATATATCGCGACGGTGCCTCTGGCATGCCTGCTGGTGTTAATTTCCAGCATACCTGCTTTTGACGATATGCGCGCGTGGCTTACCAATAAGCGGCGCCCGGCAGACTAG
- a CDS encoding alpha/beta hydrolase family protein, producing the protein MPQAVQITTADGYRLHANVWQPAQISAHSPVVVINSATSVRSRYYHRFAHALRNRGCTVVTYDYRGIGDSKHGSLRDLPAGWLDWGQTDFEAVLQYVHSHYCSSPLYVAGHSIGGFLIGLAPSAHLIQRIFTMGAQYAYWRDYASGSRTRMFLQWHIAMPLLTKIFGYVPASRLGWMEDTPRGVALDWSGMGPRFEQSLGRRYGAHDKTAAESELPARLQQVTAPILALGVSDDPFGTPAALDRVLDYYSGCERRHLRISPADIGHKEIGHFAFFHSRFSDSLWPLAFDWLLGADTESAPGTIIRYRKPKE; encoded by the coding sequence ATGCCTCAGGCAGTCCAGATTACCACCGCCGACGGATACCGGCTGCACGCGAACGTTTGGCAACCGGCCCAGATCTCCGCGCACAGCCCGGTGGTTGTTATCAACAGCGCCACATCGGTTCGAAGTCGCTATTACCACCGCTTTGCCCATGCCCTGCGCAACCGTGGCTGCACAGTCGTGACCTATGACTATCGCGGCATCGGCGATTCAAAACATGGGTCATTGCGCGACCTGCCTGCAGGATGGCTTGATTGGGGCCAGACAGATTTTGAAGCAGTCCTTCAGTATGTTCACTCCCACTATTGCAGCTCGCCGCTTTATGTCGCAGGCCATTCTATCGGTGGATTTCTGATCGGCCTGGCACCATCCGCACATTTGATCCAGCGTATTTTCACGATGGGCGCGCAATATGCCTACTGGCGCGACTATGCGAGCGGGTCACGCACCCGCATGTTCCTGCAATGGCATATTGCCATGCCACTCCTGACGAAGATCTTTGGATATGTTCCGGCCAGCCGCCTGGGCTGGATGGAAGACACCCCCAGAGGCGTGGCGCTGGACTGGTCGGGCATGGGGCCACGCTTTGAACAGTCTCTCGGCCGCCGTTACGGCGCCCATGACAAAACGGCAGCAGAAAGCGAGTTGCCCGCTCGCTTGCAGCAAGTAACGGCCCCCATACTGGCACTGGGCGTAAGTGATGATCCCTTTGGCACGCCAGCCGCACTGGATCGGGTACTTGACTATTACAGCGGATGCGAGCGACGCCACCTGCGGATATCACCCGCCGACATCGGGCATAAAGAAATCGGCCATTTCGCATTCTTTCACAGCCGCTTCAGTGACTCGCTGTGGCCGCTTGCCTTTGACTGGCTGCTTGGGGCGGACACTGAATCCGCTCCGGGCACGATCATCCGTTACAGGAAGCCAAAGGAGTAA
- a CDS encoding LysR substrate-binding domain-containing protein translates to MRFDLTDLRLFLSVHESGTITEAARRCHITTASASERIKGMEDVLGVLLLNRSHRGVQLTPAGRTLLHHASVVVQQMERMHGDLGQYSAGIKGHVRLLGNTSACNEHLPALLGTFLKHNPDISIDLEERTSTDITDLIRQGMADIGLVADSADLHDLQTFPVAEDRLVVITGPGYAEAIPNPVSLAQISHLDFAGLVAGSALQEHIAAHSRQAGRQLHYRVRVRSIDAVCRMAGNAIGIGIVPLAAAKRHRRALKLNMIELTDAWACRNLVLCVRDSDQLPAYVTALMQHILAPQ, encoded by the coding sequence ATGCGCTTTGACCTGACCGACCTTCGTCTATTCCTGAGCGTGCACGAATCGGGCACAATTACCGAGGCTGCACGCCGCTGCCATATCACCACGGCATCAGCCAGTGAGCGTATCAAAGGAATGGAAGACGTGCTGGGTGTGCTTCTGCTGAACCGCAGTCATCGCGGGGTGCAGCTCACGCCTGCCGGGCGCACACTGCTACATCACGCCAGCGTTGTCGTACAGCAAATGGAACGCATGCACGGTGACCTGGGGCAGTACAGTGCTGGCATCAAAGGACATGTCAGACTGCTGGGCAATACCTCCGCCTGCAACGAACACCTGCCTGCATTACTGGGAACGTTCCTGAAGCACAACCCCGATATTTCGATCGATCTTGAGGAGCGCACCAGTACCGATATTACCGATCTGATCCGCCAGGGCATGGCAGATATCGGTCTGGTTGCCGATTCAGCAGATCTGCACGACCTTCAGACATTTCCGGTGGCCGAAGACCGATTGGTTGTGATTACGGGCCCTGGATATGCAGAAGCCATCCCGAATCCCGTCAGCCTTGCCCAGATCAGCCATCTGGATTTTGCCGGTCTGGTGGCCGGCAGCGCCCTGCAGGAACACATCGCAGCGCATAGCCGACAGGCCGGCCGTCAACTGCATTATCGGGTACGGGTACGCAGCATCGATGCCGTCTGCAGAATGGCAGGCAATGCAATCGGAATCGGCATTGTGCCGCTGGCTGCTGCCAAACGGCACCGTCGGGCGCTAAAATTGAATATGATTGAACTGACCGACGCCTGGGCCTGTCGCAATCTCGTGCTGTGCGTTCGGGACAGCGACCAGTTGCCGGCCTATGTCACCGCGTTGATGCAACATATTCTGGCGCCACAGTAG